The DNA window GTTGTGGGTAAATTTGAGAAAATTGCTATGAACATGAAGATTACCGGTACCTTTGCTGGAGTTGCAAAGTATTTATATGCTTATATTAGCGATAAATCAGCTCACAGATGTACCCATTGTTGTCCTCCTGGATATTATAGACCACCAATCATGCACAATCATGATTAATGTGCTTATGTTTACACTTTAGTGCAAATTGTTGTTTCAAGTGTGTCCCTTAGCTGAGACATGACAGAAATCTCACAGATGAGGTGCGGATCTGCTGTCCTCTTTAAAATCTATGTCCTTTGTCTGGTTTGTCTTGTTTCTTTGACAGTTTTGACATTAAACCGTTCAGTTGCACTAGACCAGTACAGAGCCTGAGGACTGACACCTGCGGTGGCTGGTGGCTTAGTGGTTTATGGTTACATTAGGAAGCTCCTGCCATTCTCTTCTTGAAGTGCTATTGGGCAAATTCCAGTTTCTGATTGGAACCAGGTAAATCTAAATAATGAATGCACGTTGGGCCTGTTAAATTGTAGATCACTTGAAGTGAATGAAATTGAGGCCTGTTTTCTGAGTTTGTGAAACATGTACTCATGTGCCTTAAAAGTCCGAAGGAAGAAGCTACATTTTTCCCTCCAGAATAAAACccaagaggaaggaaggaatagTTGACCAACAGAATTGTGTTAATggttttataaaatgaaaaacctgTTTGGAAGAAAATATATCTTTTGTACTTTTCTGTGAATAATTTTTACCTTCCAGTTTATTTGATTGtgacattaatattaattttattgggaatttttgaatgcatttttttctttttggtcagTAAGTCCCATAATGTAAATgttgtaaatatattaaaaatcaCTTTGGTAGCTAATTTGATTGAACAAATTGTGACCAGTTGCTCTACTATGGGGGTAGGGGGAGTAaatacatgagaaaaaaaattatgaagaaATGGTCATTTTTATATGGAATTGTTATGCCTATGTTATGTgtgtcattaaaatatataaaacccATAACCAcatttttaacatcttttttaaaaatctttttgtggGATGAAAATAAGGATCTTTCTGCTTCTAACAAAGCCTCTTTTATTTACACTCACGGCGAGGTGAAAAatctaaacaaatacacataaatacaatatatatatatgttaaatACATGACATGACaaaattacaacaacaaaaagaacaactcgaaaaaataagacaagatatttaaagaaaacactAAAACACCAGCAATAGAAGGCAGGACCATgataacaataaaatgaaacactaAAAAGCATACAAAGATTATTtctagaaacaaaaaaataaatactgacaTTGCATCAAGTAGCACATAAGACAGAAAAATCAGTCACTATTAAGTTTGATCTGTTTCCTAACATATCTCTGGTTTGTTAATTTTTGTACTTTTCTTTTGTGAAATATTGTGTACTGCGTTTTTTGCATCTGAAGGGCCACCGTAGTTTACAGGAAAAACAGGTTTAGTACGAAATGTGCCAGACAGATTTTACAGTCTTGAACTATTATGATTCAAGGTTATAAAACTCAGACAGTCCTGGATTTACctaaattattatatttatttaatgacaCCAGAATTAAAATGTCTAAAGTGTTTGTTCAAGTTCAGCTATAAATAGATTTTACTGTAAATCACAATAGGTTGTTTACAGCAAACCTCCTCTGCCATCTAGTGACAATAAATGGAACTGCGACCATGTATtttcaagaacagaaagaaagaacatGTATCGTTTtgaattattgtaattttttttcatattgcaTTTTTGGTCCTTTCATTCTTTAAATATAGTTTTgatattatttgatatttttatatttcaaaaatatactGAGATTATGTCGCTCTGGCCACTCCTAACGGAACAATGGATGTTTATTCAGTTGTGatttttcattgtgtgtgtgtgtgtgtgtgtgtgtgtgtgtgtgtgtgtgtgtgtgtgtgtgtgtgtgtgtgtgtgtgtgtgtgtctgatgctAAGCCCAATAATATCTGACGAAGCACCAAAAATAGGAATCTCCCCGTAGAAAACATGGCATCTGGAGAGCTTGGTTGACTGATCTGGATGAGCACCTTGATCTTTAACATCAACCTCCACAATGAaagataacattttattttaacacagaTTAGCAGATTAAAATCTGATGACTCAATTAATCTTTCCTTCCACTTGTGCTTTCAATAATACATGAACCCATGAAACGCAAACTCTCAGAATATCTATCCAAATCAAGACTGAAAAATTATCCTCAGTGTCACTTGCATATTCAAATTCTACATCtcatgaaataaacaaattggCTTCTTCACAAAGTATAAAAATACCTGAGACATTTCACATCCACTTTGTATTGCTTCATGAGCAGAGTTCCCTGTTTCATTTCAGGAAAAGATAATTATTGATTCCTCTGGGGCCAATCGAATTGTGATCGCTGGTAAGAGATGCTTCTCCCTGTGACTCagaatctaaccttcaacctcAGTGAGTCTTCAGAGGACGTGTTTGAACGCTGTGGTGACATGATTACAGGTATAATTATCTGGGCCACTCTTAGCGCTCTCTTCTCTCTGATTGGATGTCCTGCATGTTTTGCTGTTCTATGGGAGCTGTTTcagagacaacaaccaggagcCCCCATCACCCCCAACGTGTTTTTCATGCTCAATCTCACCATCATGGACTTGGTCTTCCTGTGTTTCGTCCCTTTTAAACTGTGCAACTTCCTCGTGTGGCACTTCAAGTTTATTGAAATGTTGACCAATTTCCTGTATTCCTTGAACCTGGTTGGACGTCCTCTTCTAACGGCATGTATTTGTCTGGACTGCTACCTGGCTGTGGTCCATCCTGTCACCTACCGCACCAGGAGGGGGTTGACTCCCCGGGTCCTTATGGCTGTTACAGTATGGACCCTCACATTGGCTCAAGGAGCCCTGTCCGTAGTCTTTGATGAGCTGAACCACAGTTCCTGGGCGATGCTTCTGTATGCCATAGCCCTGCCGATCATCTTAATCTGTGATGTGTCCATCCTCCAGACTTTGAAGAAGTCTCACCCGTCAGGGGGAATCCTCCACCCCAGGAAGAAAAGGGCTCTTCAGATCATCATCAACAGTATGATCATGACCTTCATCTCATACGTTCCCCCATTGCTGGCATACGTCCTCGGGGATCTGATTATTCATGACAGAAAGGTGTATGAGTGCTTGTTAGCAACGCCGATCCTGATAACCCCGACTGCAGGGAGTATAATCATGTCTCTGCTCTATTTGGGGAACCTGGGCAGTTTGCGGGGCCCCTGCTGTTTGGTGTAACATGCAAAAGAGAATGTGTGTAAAGTTCTAAACGAGTTAACCTCTAATAATTTCTGTTAGTTTTGTGAttttaacaggaaaataaaaaagatgcaaaatgtgcattacattacatttcacTAGCTACACTGGAATTTACAGGAACATTAAAAtgtatgagaaaataaaaataatggaaaaatagGTGAGATTTAAGAAGTTGCCTCCATTACAATGATAACCATGCTTTTGTCGCCTTAACATACAGGAGAAAATATCTGATCTAAGATCTCTAATTTAAatccaaaataaagaaaatacagtagacaaaaataaaacaaaaaaaacaacatagatTATGAAGTCCCAAAGTAAACAAAAGAATCTTTATTAGTGCTATGAATATTCAGCTTGATTCCCAAGACCTCTTACTGGTGAGTCTCTTTTACCTCATTACAAATTTACAGCCAATCACCACATGGCTTCATTCTGTCATCCTCAAATCATATTTCTTCGTCCAGAGTTAAATTAAAACTATCAGTAGTGAAACTGGAACTTTTGGAAGTAAAGAACAGCTTTTTCTACAAAATATTTGGAGAATACCACAATGGTGACTTTtctgatgttaaaaaaattaaattcactaATTGCATCAGATGGAGCAGCATTGATGTCTAACCTTAACTACCACTTATGTTTTAATGCTTGTGAAAGACATTACATTGCAGGAGTGCTACCAACACCATAACCACCTAAATAATCACTGAATCATTTGTGTGAAGTTAAGATTCAAATAGAATTTATGTAACAAAACtttccaaacacatttttacattttccagcTTATGTGCAGCATCACAGAATGCAGGCAGAAATGATTTGCTTGCACCTGCACTGCCACAAATGTCATGAAAGATGATCTGTCTGCCTCCAGTATTTACATGTGTAATCGATCAGTCACGAAGGGCACCATGCAAATCTATCACGGAAAAAAAGGGTTTGTTGCTACaaaaagatgagatgatcatAATCGacagcctaaccctaacccaccaaaaggtggggtacatccCAGACCAAATGCCAGTTTATTACGGGGCCAcaagaaagacagacaacatccaaactgcacagaacagaatctctctctctctctctctctctctctttctctctctctctctctctctctctctctctctctctctctctctctctctgtgtgtgtgtgtgtgtgtgtgtgtgtgtgtgtgtgtgtgtgtgtgtgtgtgtgtgtgtgtgtgtgtgtgtgtgtgtgtgatcatcatATACGAATGAAGAGTTTGTCCATATGTTTTGACAAAATGAATAGTTTAATAAACTTTTTATTAAATCACATTATGTGATCCAGAATCCACATTCATGCTCAGATCGGTTTTACTTTTTCAGACTTTTAACTATTTATTTCTGAACAGGCTGACAACATTAACATCGcaactttatttttatcttaattttttactgtacaaaacaataaaattacaaacataGGGCCGAGTAgtgtaaactaaaaaaaaaaaaaaaggataggGAATATGGTTCTTGGAATTACAATAGTATAAGCTATAACTTGAAATAATGAGTAGAACAAAAGGTACAATTGTTCAAATAATCTCCATACgtgtttcatttaaagtttCTCATGAAAAACCACACATACAACAATaacataacattaataatgACAGCAGGCAGTCTCATGCCAAGAGTCACTCTGATAGGAACTCACGTCTGACGTGTCAGATATGATGACATCTTTGAAAGCACAGCTATTTTCTGGTCTCTGCAGCATATTGTTTTATAACAATTTAGAATCCTTGCATTACTGATCTTCAAACAATCcagtttattttcatgttttaggTGGAGCCAAGGCATGACAGTAGATCCCAGAGTGGTAGTAAGAGTTAATGGGATAGCAAAGTTACACATAAAAGCACTTAAATCATGAGCTTTGGTTACCCCATATAATATCACAATTACTGGGGGAAGGTAAGAAATCACTGACACCACTAGGCTGTTGATGAGTGTCTGAACAGCTCTTTGTTTCTGTGGGTGGACGCTGTTTCTGCCGGGGTCAGACTTTAACAGTGTATGGAAAATGCAGGAATCGCAGACGGCAATTATCAAAAGTGATATCAAAAATGGAATTATGGCAAAGTACGAGAGGAACGCCTTGTAATAAAGAAAGTAAGTGATGCCAAATGCAAGTGTAAAAGCCCAAACAATGCACACTAACACAACTCTGGGAGTGAGATTTTTTGTCTTGTGGTAGATGATGGGATGAACCACAGCCAGGTGACAGTCCAGACAAATGCAAGCCATCATGAGGGGTCTCCCACATGTACTAAATGCATAGGTGGTGTTCCAACTTGCTTCGATTAACCTGTTCTTAAAGATGTACTGATTTAATATTCCAAGTGGAATGAAGGACAAGAAGAGAAAATCCATGATGGAGAGGTTCAGCATGAGAAAGCTGTGTGGCAATAAGGGAGTCCCTCTGAGGTGTATCTTCAACATCCTCCAGAGGATAACTACGCAAGGaggaaaaccaaaaacaaagcaCAGCATTGTGAAAAGAGCCCAAATCACCTGACTTACATAAAAGTCATTACAGGTGTTAAAATCAAATGTCTCTAAGACGAAGCCAGATGTGGCAGAGCTATTGGGCAGATAGTTGGAACGAAGATGTTTCTGGAGAATCATTCTGACGTTGAGGACTTCAGAGGATGATGGACCTGAGGGAAGAAATGCTGCAAGAATGAGGAACATTTTtggtaaaaaaatataaaaaagccaacatttattttgtaagaagaatttcagtttttattcagaaagtgttttcttttgaaattgaATTGCTGGTAAGGACATACCTCTTCATGAAGTACCTGAAGGCTTTCTCACACGATAAGACTGAAGCATCCCTGTGAGCAGTTAAAAGTCATGCAGCGCAAGAGTCAATCACACACTTGGTGTCAGATGAAGTTTTGCAAATTGCATAAAAAATGGAAACGAGCTGACCCACAGAACTGACAAGGGTGTGAACAGAGAGTGACTAAGATATACAGCTTTGTGTGTTTAGTTGAGTGCACACACCCTAAAATCATTCAGTTGACATCTCTGATTCACTTAAATATGAAGATAATGACGACGTTGTGTAGGATTCACACTGAGAGTCGTGGATATCTGAGGCATGTAACTTACtaatcatttctttttcactcAAAGTCACAGATGTCAACTTACACATAGAAATCACACACAGAGCTGTGGAGAGCTTTCTCAAGTCAACAGCAATCCACACAActgataaaatataaataaatatataaatatatatatatatatatatatatatatatatatatatatatatatatatatatatatacactgtatatattgaAGCGGAGTACGACCTACTGGCtccgtatatatatatatatatatatatatatatatatatatatatatatatatatatatatatatatatatatatatatatatatatatatatatacacagtatacacacacacacacacacacacacacacacacactgtcactgtTTCCAACCACAAAGTGTGAACGATGACAACAAACTGTCAGATCTGTCATTGCTAATGGACAAACATTTGCATCCTGAGTATTACCAGAGTTTAATGAGAGTTTACCGGGTAAGATGAACTATTTCAGTCAAGAGT is part of the Antennarius striatus isolate MH-2024 chromosome 21, ASM4005453v1, whole genome shotgun sequence genome and encodes:
- the LOC137588858 gene encoding lysophosphatidic acid receptor 6-like — translated: MLLPVTQNLTFNLSESSEDVFERCGDMITGIIIWATLSALFSLIGCPACFAVLWELFQRQQPGAPITPNVFFMLNLTIMDLVFLCFVPFKLCNFLVWHFKFIEMLTNFLYSLNLVGRPLLTACICLDCYLAVVHPVTYRTRRGLTPRVLMAVTVWTLTLAQGALSVVFDELNHSSWAMLLYAIALPIILICDVSILQTLKKSHPSGGILHPRKKRALQIIINSMIMTFISYVPPLLAYVLGDLIIHDRKVYECLLATPILITPTAGSIIMSLLYLGNLGSLRGPCCLV